The DNA segment TGACAACTCATGAGAACAAGATGAATGCAAAAGCCTTAAGTCCATTGCTTCTAATTGTCGAAGAGGGAACTTAATTTGATTAAGATGAACAAGAGGTTGAGTGATACAAATCAGCTGAAAAGGATGATAATGACAAACTTGAAGATGTTGAGGATGATGATGTGGACGTTGATGATGATTAATGTTAacgtttttttttgtcatttttgttATTTGACATGGATAATGTAATTTGGTATTTTAAATGAATGAAATTTGATGTGTTATTTCTATTTTAGTGATCATGTTTCTcaataatgatatatatttttaattttattcatgAATCATGAGCATCTCAGGTGTTTTGGCACTTTGGCACTTAGCATCTTTGGCTACACTACACCGGCTCGGACTACACAAAAGTTCATCTCTTTGGCCATCAATCAAGAGATCCTTGTAAGGTTACCCACTTCTTGTGGACATGATGAgaatcgggctctgatactaaatatgATGTAGGACAAcctaaatgatatatcatgagagAATTGAGTGAGGGATCgataataaatagaaaaaaaaaaaagcaaaatggaGAGAGGAGGCGAGAAAACCCGATTCACAGAAATCGTAActaaagaacaaagaaaaagtACCACAATTCAATGATCACTAATTCGGTCGAAAGGACATATCACGCTGGCACAAATTCAAATGGCATCTATGTTAATGTGAACAAACAACCAGAAAAGTCAACAAATCTGGCTACTTTCCACAGTTAACCATAAAATGAGGCTGATGCTCAAAGGTCAACAAATCTGGATCCAGAACGAACCACATCTGAACTCTATGCCAAATTCTAATTAAGGGGAAATCCACGAAAAGGAACGCTGCCGACGGATCCGAAAAGAAGGGAGGAAAGGGGGGAAGAGAAGAGAGGTACCAAGGGATGGAGTTGTCAGCAGGGTCGATGATGTTGTCGGGCACTCTCTTGTTGAGGTCCCGGAGGATCTCCTTTAGAGGGCGACAGAATGACGGCGTCAGGTCGAGTGGCACCACATAATTGGAATTGGGAACCCTGCCTCCGCCGACGGCCCCGCCGGTTTTCTTGGCGCCATTGCCCGACGCACCGGCGCCCTTCTCCAGCGCTGCCACGATCACTACTGACGCCGATGCCGTCCGCGGCAGCCCGGTGGACGCAAAGCGGAACCGCGCGTCCTTGCCGCCGGCAGCGGCAGTGACCGGAAAGGCCGATCGAGCAAGGAAGAGGGTGGATTCCATCCGGAGGCGATGGGAAAAgtgagagagggaggaggaaggggcGACAAAGAGAGGAAACCGGATTTCTCTCTCCCTCAGTGCAGTGAACACGTCTCCCCTCAAGCACAAAGGGAAAATGACCTTTTCCTTGGTTGTTTCCGTCGATCTAAATAAACAATTATGAGAGCTAGTCACGGCTCTTACCGCCGTAAGAGACTTAGACGATCAAAATGCAACTGTTCATTTGTCGTTAACAGCCGGTCCACCTCCCTCGTGATTCGGTAATAACATGGGGCACACGTGGGACCAAGTCACCTCCGCAATAAAAAGACGTGGTCCAGTTCTAAGAGAGGTGCGAGAGTTTTGTTCCCCTCGATGAATTTTCTAgaatttttcttttatatatagagTCCCTCATTTATACTGTTCAAATTCAGAAATTTATTTGTTCATTTATAATTAGATCTGATGTATTATcggattaatattatatatatatatatatatatatatatttaactaTATCTAGTATATCgctatcaaattaatattttaaatatcaaaatttattgaatatatttcattttagattttaatgataaaattaattaataaatttgaataattaatatattataataattaacTAAGATTTGAATGTGTACCATGTGATGACATCACCAAGTATCGAACAAGAATCATTAATAGTAATATCACCTACGAAGATGGTAGTTACATCGACAAATAATCACTTAAtgtaatatcttttatttttttaaattatttataatattaatatttttaaattattttaatatgagaatttatttaataattttttatattaaataattttaattaaaagttTAGTGTTAGGGATCTAATTATGAattgtaaattttttatattaaattagtggaaaaaaaaaaaagataacacaTGTGGCACTAGCGAGTGTGCCTCCTCGTATATGCTAACAGCTAGTGTAATTTCGATACATGTTTGCCACCTTGTATCAATAAGGCTTATCTACACATTTGTAATTGGAGAACAAATGGTAGAATTTTACTTAGTTAATTGCAACATTGACAATAGTATCATCTACCATAACAATATTATTATTCAAGGTTAACTTTTGTGACATGTCAAAGGTTACTATTCAAAATCAACGATAGTATAATGCATACcctaaaataaagaaaatttaaattttgttggctctaatTTTTAAGCCTTTTGTAGGATATAAATATCTGTTCGAGCTTCATAGATGAAATATCTAATCCTTTAATTTGTAAATATTATTACTCTTTTTTTTAACCCTTTTTTTTTAACGAAAGGAGTTATTATTCTAAGTATTAGGAGGGAAGAATTCTTTGTAAAAAGATTGAGTATAAGGTTCTCTGTGTCCGAGTCTTACACACATTGAGTTATAATTAGTatgctaataaaaatataaataatatatatatgttatccTGATATAATTtgtgatatttataatttatgaatatgataaatgatatactCATGTTTTTTACTCTTAATATTGAAGTGCATGCTTTTCAAAAATGTTATTCTCAATGTTCTACGAAATATTAATTGAGCATGCTAAGCATTAATATTTACGTTAAGTATAGTACAACAATCCAAAGTATACTAACGGAGTTTAATACGAGATTGGGTTATCTTAATATTTAGTGTAGAGTAGAAATACTTATGTTTGATGATCAATTTAAGATCGATaatgttttaaattttatgattgtTTACTTTTCACCGTATTCATATTGATAGTAGTAATAAAGAATTGAAATGTAACGTCTTACTTTAGTCTTATACATAAAATATAGGTGAAACTAAGAGTAGAGTATTACAAAGTTATGATATTAAAGTTACTAGTTTGTCGTCTAGTTCTCAGAACATTTTCCTGATTAATCCCAAGCTGGATGTGATGTGTCAATTGTGAATGAATTTTTAGAAGTGTTTTCAAAGGACCATACTAGTTTACTACTCAATAGGAAGATTAAATTTATCATAGTCTTAATGTTATGGACTGAACTTATTTCCAAACTATTTTATAGAATGACATGTTAAGACCGAAAATGACAAGggggagagggtgaattagtactttaaaaaaaaaattgattttaaaattttcatttaatgaaaatcgataatgaaagtatgcttgacttagagtaagtgaactaagcaattaactcagaaaGTAATAGCAATGAAAAATATAACAGAATTACAtaccgaatttatagtggttcggttgtcatgacctacgtccactcccgattcctcttccgccaaggccaccggcattcactaacgatcttctttcaatgggtgaagatcatctACTCTCTtgacaactctttctcatttacataggtttaggagataatctttataAGTCTCATACCTCTATTAGAATAATCATAAAActttaaggaggaggaggaggaggacatttAGCCCTTTTCAAGACTTTTCAACTCAGCATCATAAggctttttattcttttttcataCTTTTTCAAGTAGGATAGAGTCGGGTGTTTATAGGCccgaatgacttcaaaaatgaagccaaaaaatgtctcatctcgggtttccgaggtactagcggtatcaccgcttaTTAGGTTGACAATTAGTGATATTATTGCCTAGTATGGATGATACTATCACTTGCCATAttgacactagatggtaccactaTCGGGTCTTTCGGAAGAAGTATATTTCATACTTTTCTAGTTCACAAGTGGTTCCACCACTTGTTCTTGTtctagtagtgccaccgcttaACTTAACcctaggtcactgaatgagcctcccaatgggcCCAACTCAACCCTAGATGAGGCCCAaaaggcccttaattgagttagtatggttacactcaaaactaactcaatttaagacttaactatgataattaagatccaAACAATTATAAGATAATAAtttaagttgtccagcatgtcattggttcatctgaactTTAAGCAAACTTTTGACGCATCAGCCAAACCTTCGGTGTATTGCTCGATCCTTAGTATATTGACTCCCACAACACCTTCGGTGTATTGCTTGATCCTTAGTATATTGACTCCCACAACACCCGATCTTAGTGcaatgtccgattcttcgatcCGATGCTCGATTTTTGACTCCAGCTCAACGTCTAAttcttctgctttaattgtcttgtcTTTTTATGATCAAAGTTAGTTATGCATTATTTctctcaaaatataaactcatcaattgatttcattattaaaattcgggattcaacaatctctcttttttttatgatgacaaccaattgatgatagagtttaactaaactcttcATATCTATTGTGCATtatcatcataagttaaagtattacatgtatCATTAATCATATGCAAGACATCATTACTTGTATCATTattataagttgaagtattacatgcataattccaaatcatcctatataatatcaaaatatcaaatcatcattactttaggtatattatcataagttgaagtattgcatgcataattctaaATCATTATGTATAATATCAAACCACCATTACTTTAGGCATATCATGCATGATACATTCtaaaaactgttaggatcaagagtgacactaagagggggtgaattagtgcagtaaaaaactttcacgatttcaaaggtCTAGGTTTCAATTAGAACTGATTccgataaaaatcgtttcgtaaggagtgtagagaaggcaataagaaggtaatgtagtttgcagtaatgaaacttgcataaattgaaaagcaaaccagaatttagagtggttcggtctttgtgacctatatctacttttagattcctcctccatcgaggtcaccggcgtccactaaaggccttccttcaataagcgaagaccaaccacctcttacaatgctttctccttttcataggtttaggagagaacccttacaagtctcacacctctcttaaatgatcttaaaacttagaaagagagaatgagaactctagcacttgtttataacacttttacactcCAACAActtaagattatctcaatgctttcgtgcccttttatgtagaaaagggtggagtttttataggctccaatgacttcaaaaatagagccaaaaagtatctaatcccggattttcaaggtcctggcggtaccaccacctgacagagctcggagaccgagctctagtggtaccaccgcctaataggggtggtaccaccgctggcagcaagaactaccggtggtaccaccacccaggtcttctgggcggtgccatctgttgaatctcgtattttgatgatgaaactacttgatatatgtttatgatttaatctgcgttttgagtgacgcaggatgcttcgatcaggatgagacaattaaagcaggaaaatcatgttgtgccgaaggaacatgtcagaagattggacgtcgggccggtggatcggtcgacgtatcgacagaaggcttcgggtcgtggactcgggcatcgggccaagaagagcgggtattgtgccaaggatatcggagttgcggagtcaactggccgattgggcaataggctgcaggagaggacgatgcgccgaagaatcggacgaagcgtcgagggaccaatgacatgtcggacaacttggttaattgcttaggattaattgtctcgatcgaagttttgttttgttgtgcaggattaactacgatgagagtaagacaagcagcaggagttgcgccggagtcaagatcatgatcacgttgggagttcgagagttcgacggaagttcggacggtcgtcggaggttcagagagaacagatccgagaagtccagaagcttgccaagcgaagctcgtcggaactcgccaagtggatcgtcgcaaagtccaggagtatgccggatgtccgcagaaggatcaccgagggttatcggttgatcgacggaagttggcaggaaactcgccggaagaagcgattgacgcatcggagcaaagctgcagaagttgtcttagagttaatcgtagttagcatgatgattaagcatgaaaatgggaggtgatcccattagcttaatcttggggcaattgggcccctgaaaagattcaaagtgggtcgaatggagtgaaccattcggaccctgattgcaccaggaggtgcaaccgccccagccaggaggtgcaaccgcctgggctgtggggttgggaggtgcaaccgccccagccaggaggtgcaaccgccagggctgcgaggctgggaggtgcaaccgccccagccaagaggttgcaccgccagagctcaagttccgagctctgccaggcgatgcaaccaccgagctcagtcttcgagctctggcagagaggtgcatcagcctgagctcagtctcgagctctgccaggtgatgcaatcaccgagctcagtcttcgagctctggcagagaggtggatcagcctgagctcagcttggagctctgccaggtgatgcaaccaccgagctcagtttcgagctctgccaggtgatacattcaccaagctcagtcttcgagctctgccaggtgatgcaaccatcgagctcagtcttcgagctctggcagagagaagcaatcggcagagctcagtcttcgagctctgccaggcggtgccacctctccagtcgagaggtgcaaccgcctgatcccagaattctgggatttgaacgatttgatcgttttgagctcgaattttgaattgggttggggcctataaataccccacccattcagcactgaaaagatacagacctataccgaaatcttgatcttttctgtgattctaagagctcaaaagtgttgtaaagcctttaagtctcctccttctgttcttgaagttttcaattgtaaagtgaggagagaaaggtctgtaaaggttgtctcctaagcctgtcaaaaggagagaaactgtaagagggaagtttggccttcgcccattgaaggaaggcacctagttgacgtcggcaacctcatcggtggaggaagccaaaagtggagtaggtcaaggctgaccgaaccactctaaatctctggtttgcgtttattttcgagcactttatcattactgcaaacctccctcatcactactactctctgcgctttcacgaacaagttctaagtgctgttcttccaaatatgcattcagacgtaaattcgtattttcatacattacagtttacgtttacgtttgattctgcagaactgttttccgtgcttttacgaacgagcttctttgcagtttacgcttacattttaatcctattaataactgcaatctgtcctctacgattttacaaacgagtttcaacatttagacgtaaaactgcattcagacgtaaatcggctttcctcgctcaatcatcagatttcagttcacgtttacatcttgttttcaactgcatactgccttctgcgattatacaaacgagtttcaaagtttagacgtaaatctgcgtctagacgtaaaactgcgtttagacgtaaatctgcgtttagacgtaaaactgcgtttagacgtaaaactacgtttagacgtaaatctgcatttagacgtaaaactgcgtttagacgtaaatctgcgtttagacgtaaatctgcgtttagacgtaaatctgagtttagacataaaactgcgcttagacgcaaaactgcgcttagacgcaatctgcgcttagacgcaaactgcacttagatacaaactgagaatttgcttttgcatcataatagtttttgaacgaacgcagcttttggtgtttaatcgctgtaagatttccgctgcactaattcacccccccccctcttagtgctctcgatcctaacaattggtatcagagcggggtatttctcatttcggatttacacccgagagaaatgacttttcaagagggctgttcggtatttcgtccaccgttctttaatggattggactacacttattggaaaactcgaatgagagttttcttaatttctctaaatctggatttatggaatatcattgaaaacggttttcaacttccctccaaaccgatgaacgaatggtcggttttggagaagaagaatttttctttaaacgcaaaggctatgaatgccttattttgcgcattggacaaaaatgagttcaatcggatttctacgtgtgaaacggctttcgatatttggcgcactcttgaaatcacgcacgagggaactagtagagtcaaagactcgaaagttaatattctactgcttgatttcgagctttttcatatgaaaccaagcgaaaccgttgttgacatgtacacccgttttacggatgtcgtcaatggtttaaaatcacttggtaaaagcttttcggattttgaactcgttaacaaagttttgcgctcactttctaaaacttgggattcaaaagtaactgctattcaagaatcgaaaaacttgaaccattttccacttgaagaactaattggttcattgatcacatatgaaatgacgtgcaatgcacgtgaagaacttgagaaccaccttccaaagaacaggaaagatttggaactctggacaaatgaatgccacttgagcgatgactcaagtgatgaggacaatgatgaacaaaccaaccttccaaagaacaggaaggatttgggacatagaac comes from the Musa acuminata AAA Group cultivar baxijiao chromosome BXJ2-8, Cavendish_Baxijiao_AAA, whole genome shotgun sequence genome and includes:
- the LOC135619357 gene encoding DNA repair RAD52-like protein 2, chloroplastic isoform X1; amino-acid sequence: MESTLFLARSAFPVTAAAGGKDARFRFASTGLPRTASASVVIVAALEKGAGASGNGAKKTGGAVGGGRVPNSNYVVPLDLTPSFCRPLKEILRDLNKRVPDNIIDPADNSIPWYHANRMLSFYAPDLICHYQFLVAFASQGWCGEVRDIIFSDNGNVTVVYRVTIRGLDGEAHRESAGTVSLNNGRFKDPIAAAEELAFCKACARFGFGLHLYHEDETP
- the LOC135619357 gene encoding DNA repair RAD52-like protein 2, chloroplastic isoform X2 — translated: MESTLFLARSAFPVTAAAGGKDARFRFASTGLPRTASASVVIVAALEKGAGASGNGAKKTGGAVGGGRVPNSNYVVPLDLTPSFCRPLKEILRDLNKRVPDNIIDPADNSIPWYHANRMLSFYAPGWCGEVRDIIFSDNGNVTVVYRVTIRGLDGEAHRESAGTVSLNNGRFKDPIAAAEELAFCKACARFGFGLHLYHEDETP